The following proteins are encoded in a genomic region of Arachis ipaensis cultivar K30076 chromosome B02, Araip1.1, whole genome shotgun sequence:
- the LOC107628344 gene encoding cysteine-rich repeat secretory protein 3-like, which produces MGFARKPMILPLLLILLTNLNPNHFADSAASSDYSTIVYKGCSKDTFTDPNGSYSQSLSALFGTLVSQSTRTKFYKATSGSITGLFQCRGDLTGRDCYNCVSRLPVLSDKLCGKTTAARIQLFGCYMSYEVSGFSEISGMQMLYKTCGGTTAAGTGFGERRGTAFSFIENGVVGGHGFYATSYENVYVMGQCEGDVGDSDCGACVKSAVQKAEGECGNAISGQVFLHKCFISYRYYPSGVPRGGSSFSYGSSSSVQNPGKTAAIILGGAAGVAFFVILLLFARNLKKKHDDY; this is translated from the exons ATGGGTTTTGCTAGAAAGCCCATGATTCTTCCTCTGTTGTTGATTCTCCTCACAAATCTTAACCCAAACCACTTTGCAGATTCTGCTGCTTCTTCAGATTACTCCACCATCGTCTACAAGGGCTGCTCAAAGGACACATTCACAGATCCAAACGGTTCGTATTCCCAATCACTCTCAGCACTCTTTGGAACACTGGTGTCCCAATCCACAAGAACCAAGTTCTACAAGGCCACTTCCGGCTCAATCACCGGCCTCTTCCAATGCAGGGGTGACCTCACCGGCCGCGACTGCTACAACTGCGTCAGCCGCCTACCCGTCCTCTCCGACAAGCTTTGCGGCAAAACCACCGCCGCAAGAATCCAACTCTTCGGCTGTTACATGTCGTACGAGGTTTCGGGGTTCTCAGAAATCTCGGGGATGCAGATGCTGTACAAGACTTGCGGCGGAACAACGGCTGCCGGAACAGGGTTCGGAGAACGGAGGGGAACCGCGTTCTCGTTTATAGAGAATGGGGTGGTTGGGGGGCATGGATTTTATGCTACGAGCTACGAGAATGTGTATGTGATGGGGCAGTGTGAGGGTGATGTTGGTGACTCGGATTGTGGTGCGTGTGTGAAGAGTGCTGTGCAGAAAGCTGAAGGTGAGTGTGGAAACGCCATTTCTGGACAAGTGTTCTTGCACAAGTGCTTCATTAGTTATAGGTATTACCCAAGTGGGGTTCCTAGAGGAGGATCATCTTTCTCATATGGTTCATCTTCTTCAG TTCAAAATCCTGGGAAGACAGCAGCTATAATATTAGGAGGAGCAGCTGGGGTTGCTTTCTTTGTCATATTACTACTATTTGCTAGGAATTTGAAGAAGAAACATGATG ATTATTGA